The stretch of DNA CCGATCAGCGGCGGGGCGACCGCGAAGCTCGACGATGCGACGCTGGACGAAGTGGAGGATGCGCTGATCCTCTCCGACCTCGGCCCGTCTGCCGCAGCGCGCATCCGCGCGCGCCTTTCCGACAAGCGCTTCGGGCTGGAGATCACCACGCGCGAGTTGAAGGAAGCCGTGGCCGAAGAAATCGCCGCGATCCTGCGCCCCGTGGCAAAGCCGCTCGAAATCACCGCCTTCCCGCGCCCGCAGGTGATCCTCGTGATCGGGGTGAACGGATCGGGCAAGACCACCACGATCGCCAAGCTCGCGCATCTGTTTCAGGAAGACGATTACGGCGTGCTGCTGGCGGCGGGCGACACCTTCCGCGCCGCCGCGATCGGCCAGCTCGCGACCTGGGCGGGCCGCATCGGGGTCGATCTGGTGCGCGGGCCCGAGGGCGGCGATCCGGCGGCCATCGTGTTCGATGCCGTGAAACAGGCCACCGACACCGGGATCGACGCGCTGATCGTCGACACCGCCGGGCGCCTCCAGAACAAGAAGGAGCTGATGGAGGAGCTGGCGAAAATCCGCCGCGTCCTCGGCCGGCTCAATCCCGAAGCGCCGCACGATGTGGTGCTGGTGCTCGATGCCACAAACGGCCAGAATGCGCTCGCCCAGATCGACGTGTTCAAGGAAGTTGCTGGCGTCACCGGCCTGATCATGACCAAGCTCGATGGCACCGCGCGCGGCGGCGTGCTGGTGGCGGCGGCGGAGCAATATGGCCTCCCCATCCATGCCATCGGGGTGGGCGAGAAGATGGAAGACCTGCGCCCCTTCGATCCCGATCTGGTCGCCCGCGTGATCGCCGGGGTGGCGTGATCGTTGCCCCGCCACCGTTCGCCCTGAGCTTGTCGAAGGGCTGCCTTTCTACTTTTGGAGCGTGACGTTGGAAGAGAAGGACGGTGCTTCGACAAGCTCAGCACGAACGGGGAAAGAAAAATCTCCGGCCTCCAGCTGGCTCAACGTTGCGGTCGATTACGGGCCGCTGCTGGTATTCCTCGGCGTCTACAAGTGGTTTTCGCCCGAGGAGACGAGCGCAGCGGGCGAACTGATCGCCATCACCTTCGGCACCGGGGCCTTCATGGTCGCGGCGGTGATCGCATTGCTGGTATCGAAGTGGCGGCTGGGCAAGGTGTCGCCGATGCTGTGGTTCTCGACCGCACTGATCGTCGGCTTCGGCAGCCTGACGATCTTCTTCGGCGATCCGACTTTCGTGCAGCTGAAACCGACGATCATCTATGCGAGCTTCGGCGTGGTGCTGCTCGGCGGCTTTTTCATGGGCCGCGCGATGCTGAAGATACTGCTTGAGGCCGCCTTCGAGGGACTGTCCGAGGCAGGCTGGCTCAAGCTGTCGCGCAATTGGGGCGTGTTTTTCCTGTTCCTCGCAGTGCTCAACGAAGGCCTGCGCGCGCAGCTTTCCTTCGAAAGCTGGCTCTGGGCCAAGCTGTGGGTGTTCCTGCCGCTGACCTTCCTGTTCACCTTCAGCCAGATCCCGATGCTGCTGAAGCATGGCCTCAGCTTCGAGGACAAGGCCGAGCCCTTCAAGGATGAGCCGCCGACTGGAAGCTAGCGCCAGCTCCTGCGATCCCTCGCAAAGCGGGCAATTGGCATAAGTGCGGCCGGCAAGGCTCCAGCAATTGCCAGCGCAAAAGTCACGTAATTGGCGCCAACCCGAACCTTCTCTCCCTCGAAGAAGAAAAGTCCGGCCATCCACAGAACCGCAGCGGTCGCGCCCAAAGTGACGCTCGCCGCGAGGCTGAGCCTTGATCCCCAGTGCCGAAATACAAACTCAAAGCTTGCAGCCGTGACAAAGGCGGGAGCGGCTCCCGCCGCATAGATGAAGGGCAACAACCCGAAACCGAGAAACACGCCCAACATTGGCCAAATCGTCAGAACCCCGAAGATCGAATAGCCCAGCGGCGGCAACGCCGCTGTCCAGCCCAGCACGATCAGCAATCGGAAGGCCACGTCCTTCATAGCCCGATGACTATAGGATGAAGCTATTAAGTCGCTGCTAAATTTCCACCTGACTCCCCAGCTCCACCACGCGGTTTGTGGGCAGCTTGAAGAAATCCATCGCGCTTGCCGAATTGCGCAGCAACCATGCGAAGATCTTCTCGCGCCACAGCGGCATGGCGGGCTTTTCCGAGGGCAGCAGCGTCTGGCGCGAGAGGAAGAAGCTGGTGTGCATCATGTCGAAGTCACCCCCGCAGCGCTGCATCGACTTGAGGCCGTGCGGCACGTCGGTCTCCTCCATGAAGCCGTAATGCAGCACCGCGCGGTAGAAGCCGTCGCCCAGATCGGTCATCTCGCAGCGGGTTGCAGGGTCGACGAAGGGCACGTCGGCAATCCCGATGGTGAGGATCACCACGCGCTCGTGCAGCACCTTGTTGTGCTTGATGTTGTGCAGCAGCGCGGAGGGCACGCCAGCGGTGCTCGAAGCCATGAAGATCGCCGTGCCGGGCACGCGCAGCGCGGAGTTCTTGGCCGATTTGGCGAAGATTTCGAGCGGCAGCGCGCTCTCGCTCATCCGTTCGCGCATCAGCTTGCGCCCGCGCGCCCAGGTGGTGAGCAGCGTGAAGATCAGGAACCCGATGGCGAGCGGCACCCATCCGCCCTGCGGCACCTTGATGAGATTCGCGCCGAAATAGGCGATGTCGACGATCAGGAACACTGCGATCAGCGGCAGCGCCTTCCACAGCGGCCAGCGCCACAGCGCGGTCAGCACGGCAGCGAGCAGCAGCGTGTCGATGAACATCGCCCCCGTCACCGCGATCCCGTAGGCGGCGGCAAGGTTGCTCGACGACTGGAAGAATAGCACCAGCAGGATCACCATCACCATCAGGCCCCAGTTGATCGCCGGGATATAGATCTGCCCCGCCGCCGTGGCGCTGGTGTGGTGGATTTCCATGCGCGGGATGAAGCCCAGCTGGATCGCCTGCTGGGTGAGACTGAACGCGCCCGAGATCACAGCCTGGCTGGCGATGATCGTCGCCAGCAGGGCAAGGATGATCACCGGCACGCGCACCATGTCGGGGATCATGAGGAAGAAGGGATCCTCGATCA from Porphyrobacter sp. YT40 encodes:
- a CDS encoding inner membrane-spanning protein YciB, encoding MEEKDGASTSSARTGKEKSPASSWLNVAVDYGPLLVFLGVYKWFSPEETSAAGELIAITFGTGAFMVAAVIALLVSKWRLGKVSPMLWFSTALIVGFGSLTIFFGDPTFVQLKPTIIYASFGVVLLGGFFMGRAMLKILLEAAFEGLSEAGWLKLSRNWGVFFLFLAVLNEGLRAQLSFESWLWAKLWVFLPLTFLFTFSQIPMLLKHGLSFEDKAEPFKDEPPTGS
- a CDS encoding potassium transporter Kup encodes the protein MSTPASSSPDPSAVPVENSHGHGASTVTLAVGAVGVVFGDIGTSPLYAFRETFASHHGAPGISPDAAHIHGVLSLVFWSMMMVVTVKYVLTITRADNKGEGGSLALLALIRRASDSAGWTAPLVLLGVFATALFYGDSMITPAISVLSATEGLQYIVPGFKPWIVPTAIAILVCLFALQSRGTERVGKLFGPVMLTYFAMLATLGVMHLSANPAIILETINPLNALNFFITDGFTAFIALGSVVLAVTGAEALYADMGHFGRKPIGISWLTFVFPALMLNYMGQGALVLSQTSPAATVALIEDPFFLMIPDMVRVPVIILALLATIIASQAVISGAFSLTQQAIQLGFIPRMEIHHTSATAAGQIYIPAINWGLMVMVILLVLFFQSSSNLAAAYGIAVTGAMFIDTLLLAAVLTALWRWPLWKALPLIAVFLIVDIAYFGANLIKVPQGGWVPLAIGFLIFTLLTTWARGRKLMRERMSESALPLEIFAKSAKNSALRVPGTAIFMASSTAGVPSALLHNIKHNKVLHERVVILTIGIADVPFVDPATRCEMTDLGDGFYRAVLHYGFMEETDVPHGLKSMQRCGGDFDMMHTSFFLSRQTLLPSEKPAMPLWREKIFAWLLRNSASAMDFFKLPTNRVVELGSQVEI
- the ftsY gene encoding signal recognition particle-docking protein FtsY, whose protein sequence is MSESSWTQRLFGGFAKTSERLSANLPISGGATAKLDDATLDEVEDALILSDLGPSAAARIRARLSDKRFGLEITTRELKEAVAEEIAAILRPVAKPLEITAFPRPQVILVIGVNGSGKTTTIAKLAHLFQEDDYGVLLAAGDTFRAAAIGQLATWAGRIGVDLVRGPEGGDPAAIVFDAVKQATDTGIDALIVDTAGRLQNKKELMEELAKIRRVLGRLNPEAPHDVVLVLDATNGQNALAQIDVFKEVAGVTGLIMTKLDGTARGGVLVAAAEQYGLPIHAIGVGEKMEDLRPFDPDLVARVIAGVA